From the Campylobacter sp. CNRCH_2014_0184h genome, one window contains:
- the coaD gene encoding pantetheine-phosphate adenylyltransferase: MASCIYPGTFDPITNGHLDVIVRASKMFEEVVVAIAKSESKKPMFSLEHREKMVKIATKDLKNVKITTFDNLLVDLAKNLQINIIIRGLRAVSDFEYELQLGYANHMLWEDFETIYLMPNLKNSFISSSIVRSICAHNGDVSKLVPKEIIPLLKERDCI; encoded by the coding sequence ATGGCTAGTTGTATATACCCAGGGACATTTGATCCTATCACTAATGGACATTTAGATGTGATCGTTCGAGCTAGCAAGATGTTTGAAGAAGTAGTTGTTGCCATAGCTAAAAGTGAGAGTAAAAAGCCTATGTTTAGCTTAGAGCATAGAGAAAAAATGGTAAAAATTGCTACAAAAGACTTAAAAAATGTTAAAATTACAACTTTTGATAACTTACTAGTAGATCTTGCTAAAAATTTGCAAATAAATATCATTATAAGAGGCTTAAGAGCGGTGAGTGATTTTGAGTATGAATTACAACTTGGTTATGCAAATCACATGCTTTGGGAAGATTTTGAAACTATATATCTTATGCCAAATTTAAAAAATTCTTTTATTTCAAGCTCTATAGTAAGATCAATTTGTGCGCATAATGGCGATGTGAGTAAGCTTGTACCAAAAGAAATTATACCTTTATTAAAGGAGAGAGATTGTATATAG
- a CDS encoding UbiX family flavin prenyltransferase, with the protein MKKILVGISGASSCELGFLLLKHLKEKGQIYAIISKNAKISFTKENSLLENIDFLQYIKDKFELEHVNFLDNEDISQCVASGSFGIETTFITPCSINTLAKIACGINDTLLTRAAGVALKERKKLVLGVREMPYSTLNLEQMAKLSSYGVIIAPPVIASYAKVDNLEKLYEFIIGKWLDLANIEHNLYQRWQ; encoded by the coding sequence ATGAAAAAAATTTTAGTAGGTATTAGCGGGGCTAGTTCTTGTGAACTTGGCTTTTTATTGTTAAAACATTTAAAAGAAAAAGGGCAAATTTATGCCATTATAAGTAAAAATGCAAAAATAAGCTTTACAAAAGAAAATTCTCTTTTAGAAAATATAGACTTTTTGCAATACATAAAAGATAAATTTGAACTTGAACATGTAAATTTTTTAGATAATGAAGATATTAGTCAATGCGTTGCAAGTGGATCTTTTGGTATAGAAACGACTTTTATCACGCCTTGCTCGATTAATACTTTGGCAAAAATTGCTTGTGGTATAAATGATACTTTACTTACAAGAGCTGCAGGAGTGGCTTTAAAAGAACGCAAAAAACTCGTACTTGGGGTAAGGGAAATGCCCTACTCTACTTTAAATTTAGAACAAATGGCTAAACTTTCTAGCTATGGAGTTATCATTGCTCCTCCTGTAATAGCAAGTTATGCTAAGGTTGATAATTTAGAAAAGTTATATGAATTTATCATAGGAAAATGGCTTGATCTAGCAAATATTGAGCATAATTTATATCAAAGGTGGCAATAA
- the flgA gene encoding flagellar basal body P-ring formation chaperone FlgA has protein sequence MFFKQIILVLFFYTLSFASNFDEVKLALIKEFKTNYPQLEIISLDLNTQSSLPADFNQYIFLKLGNHNFDRADGFVKAEFKTPEQFKKNIFFKYFLKAKLEVLQTTRPIARNENLSPASFKILKIPFDKAPQGVLKKDEIANLIAKSNIRENMILKYNMFKTKTLIQRNDSVYGVIKDGDLSMIIELKALQSGNLNQRIRLKNKDGKVVHGKVISKNYVELK, from the coding sequence TTGTTTTTTAAGCAAATCATTCTAGTTTTATTTTTCTATACTTTAAGCTTTGCTTCGAATTTTGATGAAGTAAAATTAGCTTTGATTAAAGAATTTAAGACAAATTATCCGCAACTAGAAATCATTTCTTTAGATCTTAATACTCAATCAAGTTTGCCTGCTGATTTTAATCAATACATTTTTTTAAAGTTGGGTAATCATAATTTTGATAGAGCAGATGGTTTTGTAAAGGCTGAATTTAAAACTCCAGAGCAGTTTAAAAAAAATATATTTTTTAAGTATTTTTTAAAGGCAAAATTGGAAGTTTTACAAACCACGCGCCCTATTGCGCGTAATGAAAATTTAAGTCCTGCTAGTTTTAAAATTTTAAAAATTCCTTTTGATAAAGCTCCCCAAGGTGTATTAAAAAAAGATGAAATCGCAAATTTAATAGCCAAAAGTAATATAAGAGAAAATATGATTTTAAAATATAATATGTTTAAAACCAAAACCCTTATACAAAGAAATGATTCTGTTTACGGGGTTATCAAAGATGGGGATTTAAGCATGATAATAGAATTAAAAGCCTTGCAAAGTGGGAATTTAAACCAAAGAATTCGCCTTAAAAACAAAGATGGAAAAGTCGTGCATGGTAAAGTTATTAGTAAAAATTATGTGGAGCTAAAATGA
- a CDS encoding molybdopterin molybdotransferase MoeA produces the protein MRDIFATLNFLKEQIKAKNEFQKVNLTQALGCILYEDVFVKKNLPAFDNSALDGYALNYTHKNELLEIKGSILAGDKNDYIIEKNECYKIMTGAKIPQNANTILMFEEALFEDEKLNAKNAKENNAIRFKGEEAKLGELLFKKGQKITSGMVAMLAAQGIYELKVVKKMRIGIFSSGDELVEPWENADEYSIYNANAFGIYAILQDYADVEYLGLIKDDLNAYKKLLENKEFDMLISSGGASVGEADFIKQALLECDFSPIFEKVNAKLCKHVKLFSKSDMLFLALPGNPLASLVSTHIFAKNILNLLYGKELLEFDKARLTKDLNFKGQRNDFAFGKLVDGYFKPSEAKFGSGMLKPLCENTHILITQIDDTKLAKDQEVKVLKI, from the coding sequence ATGAGAGATATTTTTGCAACTTTAAATTTTTTAAAAGAACAAATTAAAGCAAAAAATGAATTTCAAAAAGTAAATTTAACACAAGCTTTGGGGTGTATTTTATATGAAGATGTTTTTGTGAAAAAAAACCTACCCGCTTTTGATAATTCTGCCCTAGATGGCTATGCGCTAAATTATACACATAAGAATGAATTGCTAGAAATAAAAGGAAGCATTTTAGCAGGCGATAAAAATGATTATATTATAGAAAAAAATGAATGTTATAAAATCATGACAGGAGCTAAAATTCCTCAAAATGCAAATACCATTTTAATGTTTGAAGAAGCTTTGTTTGAAGATGAAAAGCTCAATGCTAAAAATGCTAAAGAAAACAATGCCATCCGTTTTAAAGGCGAGGAAGCAAAGCTTGGAGAGCTTTTGTTTAAAAAGGGGCAAAAAATCACCTCAGGTATGGTAGCTATGCTTGCTGCTCAAGGAATTTATGAGCTAAAAGTCGTTAAAAAAATGCGTATTGGGATTTTTTCAAGTGGAGATGAGCTTGTAGAACCTTGGGAAAATGCTGATGAATATAGCATATATAATGCAAATGCTTTTGGAATTTATGCTATTTTGCAAGATTATGCTGATGTTGAGTATTTAGGACTTATAAAAGATGATTTAAATGCATATAAAAAGCTTTTAGAAAATAAAGAATTTGATATGCTTATAAGCAGTGGTGGAGCTAGCGTGGGTGAGGCTGATTTTATCAAACAAGCTTTGCTTGAGTGTGATTTTAGCCCTATTTTTGAAAAAGTAAATGCTAAACTTTGCAAGCATGTAAAACTTTTTAGCAAAAGCGATATGCTTTTTCTAGCCCTACCAGGAAATCCTTTGGCCTCTTTAGTTTCAACACATATTTTTGCAAAAAATATACTCAATTTACTTTATGGTAAAGAACTTTTGGAATTTGATAAAGCAAGATTGACTAAAGATTTAAATTTTAAAGGTCAAAGAAATGATTTTGCTTTTGGAAAATTAGTCGATGGGTATTTTAAACCAAGTGAAGCTAAATTTGGCTCAGGTATGCTAAAACCTTTATGTGAAAACACGCATATTTTAATCACGCAAATAGATGACACAAAATTAGCAAAAGATCAAGAAGTTAAAGTTTTAAAAATTTAA
- the murA gene encoding UDP-N-acetylglucosamine 1-carboxyvinyltransferase: MTYLEIDGVEKLNGEVIISGAKNAALPLIASSILAKNEVQISNLPNVADICTLLSLLENLGANYTFKDNFAKINTKHLNKTIAKYDIVRKMRASILTLGPLLARFGNCEVSLPGGCAIGQRPIDLHLLALEKMGANIEIKQGYVVASGKLKGADVMFDKITVTGSENIIMAAALAHGKTRLLNVAKEPEVVQLCEVLARAGLDIQGIGSSELEIYGTSGELLEFKPFEIIPDRIEAGTYLCAGAITNSKITLKKVNASHLSAVLAKLEQMGFSFDINEDSISINPANEIKPVEILTSEYPGFPTDMQAQFMALALKANGTSIIDERLFENRFMHVSELLRMGADIRLNGHIATINGTKELLGADVMATDLRASSALILAALAAKGTSKIHRIYHLDRGYENLEEKFKKLGASIRRLEE, translated from the coding sequence ATGACTTATTTAGAGATTGATGGTGTTGAAAAATTAAACGGAGAAGTGATAATAAGCGGTGCAAAAAATGCTGCACTCCCTTTGATAGCTTCAAGTATTTTAGCTAAAAATGAAGTTCAAATTTCAAATTTACCAAATGTAGCAGATATTTGCACCCTACTTTCTTTGCTTGAAAATTTAGGAGCAAACTATACTTTTAAAGATAATTTTGCAAAAATAAATACAAAGCATTTAAATAAAACCATAGCAAAATATGACATCGTGCGTAAAATGCGTGCTTCTATACTTACCTTAGGGCCTTTACTAGCTAGATTTGGAAATTGCGAAGTTTCTTTACCAGGAGGTTGTGCTATAGGCCAACGCCCTATTGATTTACACCTTTTAGCTTTAGAAAAAATGGGAGCTAATATTGAGATCAAGCAAGGTTATGTGGTAGCTAGCGGAAAGCTTAAGGGTGCTGATGTAATGTTTGATAAAATCACTGTTACAGGTAGTGAAAATATCATCATGGCAGCAGCTCTAGCTCATGGCAAAACTAGACTTTTAAATGTTGCTAAAGAGCCTGAAGTGGTACAACTTTGTGAGGTTTTAGCTAGGGCTGGGCTTGATATACAGGGCATAGGATCTTCTGAGCTTGAAATTTATGGCACAAGTGGAGAACTTTTAGAATTTAAACCTTTTGAAATCATTCCTGATCGTATTGAAGCAGGAACTTATTTGTGTGCAGGAGCTATCACTAACTCAAAAATCACTCTAAAAAAAGTCAATGCAAGCCATCTTAGCGCAGTTTTGGCAAAGCTAGAGCAAATGGGTTTTAGCTTTGATATTAATGAAGATAGTATTAGTATAAATCCTGCTAATGAAATCAAACCGGTTGAAATTTTAACTAGCGAATATCCAGGTTTTCCAACGGATATGCAAGCACAATTTATGGCTTTAGCTCTAAAAGCGAATGGTACAAGTATTATTGATGAGAGATTATTTGAAAATCGTTTTATGCATGTAAGTGAGCTTTTAAGAATGGGAGCTGATATAAGATTAAACGGGCATATTGCTACTATAAATGGCACTAAAGAGCTTTTGGGAGCTGATGTTATGGCTACTGATTTGCGTGCGTCTTCTGCTTTGATTTTAGCAGCTTTAGCAGCTAAAGGCACAAGCAAAATTCATAGAATTTATCATCTTGATAGAGGATATGAAAATTTAGAAGAAAAATTTAAAAAACTAGGTGCAAGTATAAGAAGGCTTGAAGAATGA
- a CDS encoding DMT family transporter, producing MGVFLVILGGIFWAVSGVLAEYLFKNHYSAEWVSFYRLLFTGIILIILGAKNFKLKLLKQKQELSSLLIFSIFGLLITQYGYFKAIYYTDAGTATMIQYNAPLIIMLFMCFKNKILPKKIELIALLLILFALFLLITNGDINNLKLDIRGVIWAFFGALGVAFYSLSARLIIAKYGLFLIMGLASLFASFLLFVLLQGNIPKHDFSLNSFLAMSAIVFIGTIGAFCLYLKGVELIGAFKASMIACIEPVAAAFMSFLFLGTIYSVIDLFAFALIILSVFLNAKKH from the coding sequence TTGGGAGTTTTTCTAGTCATACTTGGTGGGATATTTTGGGCTGTAAGTGGAGTTTTGGCTGAGTATTTGTTTAAAAATCATTATTCTGCTGAATGGGTGAGTTTTTATCGTTTGCTTTTTACAGGCATTATTTTAATAATTTTGGGTGCAAAAAATTTCAAATTAAAACTACTAAAGCAAAAACAAGAACTTAGCTCTCTTTTGATTTTTTCTATCTTTGGTTTATTGATAACTCAATATGGTTATTTTAAAGCCATTTATTATACCGATGCAGGAACTGCCACGATGATACAATACAACGCACCATTAATCATAATGCTTTTTATGTGTTTTAAAAATAAAATTTTACCTAAAAAAATAGAGCTAATCGCTTTACTTTTAATACTTTTTGCCTTATTTTTACTTATAACAAATGGAGATATTAACAACTTAAAACTTGATATAAGAGGTGTTATTTGGGCTTTTTTTGGAGCTCTTGGAGTGGCATTTTATTCTTTGAGTGCTAGACTTATCATAGCAAAATATGGCTTATTTTTAATCATGGGTTTGGCTAGTTTATTTGCTTCTTTTTTGCTTTTTGTATTATTACAAGGAAATATCCCAAAACATGATTTTTCTTTAAATTCCTTTTTGGCTATGAGCGCGATTGTATTTATAGGCACAATAGGGGCTTTTTGTTTATACTTAAAAGGAGTTGAATTAATAGGAGCTTTTAAAGCTAGTATGATAGCTTGTATAGAACCTGTGGCTGCTGCTTTTATGAGTTTTTTATTTTTAGGAACTATTTATAGTGTGATTGATCTTTTTGCTTTTGCCTTAATCATTCTTAGTGTGTTTTTAAATGCTAAAAAACATTAA
- a CDS encoding tyrosine-type recombinase/integrase, with translation MKYPLDCEENFEKSFLFWLCRYVKFKLNSLSNKELKDPQALAVVNLALSKGVKNIQELDAYVKKARNAGLSGVNTYFNPLKKLYEYLLFYKLYSLKQIDEELLVEILASISASLSDASKKNYRIAVINFFAFLDKQNEEDQKAHIFDINLKNWAGISGSKGVKLPEYMNEDEVSKFLDAIDNTDFKSNTIRNRLIIKIIIFTGIRVSEAINIKLKDISEENDLYIIRIRAKGNKYRVVMIKKELIEHLLKDVKVNYLSCDGLLFVNCNGKALTQAYVSRIVEQILFKAGIRKQKNGAHMLRHTFATLLYKKQKDLVLVQEALGHASLNTSRIYTHFDNEKLKLAAEVAKKLHDRT, from the coding sequence ATGAAATATCCTCTAGATTGTGAAGAAAATTTTGAAAAGTCCTTTTTATTTTGGCTTTGTAGATATGTGAAATTTAAGCTTAATTCTTTATCAAATAAGGAATTAAAAGACCCTCAAGCTTTGGCTGTAGTAAATTTAGCCTTAAGCAAGGGTGTTAAAAATATACAAGAACTTGATGCTTATGTAAAAAAAGCAAGAAATGCAGGACTTAGCGGTGTAAATACGTATTTTAATCCTTTGAAAAAACTTTATGAGTATTTGTTATTTTACAAGCTTTATTCACTTAAACAAATCGATGAAGAGCTTTTAGTGGAAATTTTAGCAAGTATTAGTGCTTCTTTATCTGATGCGAGTAAGAAAAATTATCGTATAGCTGTGATTAATTTTTTTGCATTTTTAGATAAACAAAACGAAGAAGATCAAAAAGCACATATTTTTGATATCAACCTTAAAAATTGGGCGGGTATAAGTGGTTCTAAAGGAGTTAAACTGCCTGAATATATGAACGAAGATGAAGTGAGTAAATTTTTAGATGCTATTGATAATACAGATTTTAAAAGCAACACTATACGCAATCGTTTGATTATTAAAATCATCATTTTTACAGGAATTAGGGTTAGCGAGGCTATTAATATAAAATTAAAAGACATTAGCGAAGAAAATGATCTTTATATCATACGTATTAGAGCTAAAGGCAATAAATACCGCGTTGTGATGATTAAAAAAGAGCTTATAGAACATCTTTTAAAAGATGTAAAGGTAAATTATCTTTCTTGTGATGGACTTTTATTTGTCAATTGCAATGGTAAAGCCTTAACCCAAGCTTATGTTTCGCGTATAGTAGAACAAATTTTATTTAAAGCAGGAATTCGCAAGCAAAAAAACGGAGCTCATATGCTAAGACACACTTTTGCTACCCTACTTTATAAAAAACAAAAAGATTTAGTTTTAGTCCAAGAAGCACTAGGCCATGCAAGTTTAAATACTTCAAGAATTTACACACACTTTGACAATGAAAAACTAAAATTAGCTGCAGAAGTAGCAAAAAAACTTCACGATAGAACTTAA
- a CDS encoding aspartate/glutamate racemase family protein — protein MKTIGLIGGMSYESTLSYYEIINKLTNEKLGKLHSAKIVLTSVDFEEIEECQRKNDWQKASEILTQHALLLQKCGVDFILICTNTMHKCYENIQKNIQIPILHIAKAMLLELQEQNINKVLLLGTKYTMQEDFYKQLLINSKIEVFIPKNDDILKLNDIIFNELCKGIINKDSKKYLDDLIAQFPEVQGVILGCTELGLIVKESSKKLFDSAYIHAKMATLKALENE, from the coding sequence TTGAAAACCATAGGTTTAATAGGTGGAATGAGTTATGAAAGCACACTTAGCTATTATGAAATAATCAATAAATTAACAAATGAAAAATTGGGAAAATTACACAGTGCTAAGATAGTTTTAACTAGCGTTGATTTTGAAGAAATAGAAGAATGTCAACGCAAGAATGATTGGCAAAAAGCAAGTGAAATTTTAACCCAACATGCCCTACTTTTGCAAAAATGCGGAGTTGATTTTATATTAATTTGTACTAATACTATGCATAAATGTTATGAAAATATACAAAAAAATATTCAAATTCCTATCTTACATATAGCTAAAGCTATGCTTTTAGAGCTTCAAGAGCAAAATATAAATAAAGTATTATTGTTAGGGACAAAATACACTATGCAAGAAGATTTTTATAAACAACTTTTAATTAACTCAAAGATCGAAGTTTTTATTCCCAAAAATGATGATATTTTAAAGCTTAATGATATTATTTTTAATGAGCTTTGCAAAGGTATTATAAATAAAGACTCAAAAAAATATCTAGATGATTTGATTGCTCAATTTCCGGAGGTTCAAGGAGTAATTTTGGGTTGTACTGAACTTGGTTTAATTGTAAAAGAAAGCTCTAAAAAGCTATTTGATAGCGCATATATTCATGCAAAAATGGCTACTTTGAAAGCCTTGGAGAATGAGTGA
- a CDS encoding molybdenum cofactor biosynthesis protein, translating to MFFKKKTAQKQANQSNTSKQNNTSNDFAQEKRLYEFRENMKKLSKDENSAKLLARQLSRLIQKSK from the coding sequence ATGTTTTTTAAGAAAAAAACCGCGCAAAAGCAAGCAAACCAAAGCAATACCTCAAAACAAAATAATACTTCAAATGACTTTGCACAAGAAAAAAGACTTTATGAATTTAGAGAAAATATGAAAAAACTTAGCAAAGATGAAAATAGTGCTAAACTTTTAGCAAGACAACTTTCAAGATTAATCCAAAAATCCAAATAA
- a CDS encoding SixA phosphatase family protein — MKYIYFIRHAKAQKENYEQDLQRELSSSGKDDLKTMIYRIKDLEFKAQSIISSPARRCIKTAQKLCKSFSLKEKDIKIEKNFYDGNLEDVLNFIKELKESRVVLIMHNPLLQELCEYLAHIDLENFPTSAILCMQFDIKEFKDIKEHSGEVVFFDYPKSQENH; from the coding sequence ATGAAATATATCTATTTTATCCGTCATGCTAAGGCTCAAAAAGAAAATTATGAACAAGATTTACAACGAGAGCTTAGTTCTAGTGGAAAAGATGATCTAAAAACTATGATTTATAGGATTAAAGATTTAGAATTTAAAGCCCAAAGTATCATTTCAAGTCCTGCTAGGCGTTGTATAAAAACAGCGCAAAAACTCTGCAAAAGCTTTTCTTTAAAAGAAAAAGATATCAAGATAGAAAAAAACTTTTATGATGGTAATTTAGAAGATGTATTAAATTTTATAAAAGAATTAAAAGAGAGTAGGGTAGTGCTAATTATGCACAATCCTTTATTGCAAGAACTTTGTGAATATTTAGCTCATATAGATTTAGAAAACTTTCCAACTTCTGCTATTTTATGTATGCAATTTGATATAAAAGAATTTAAAGATATAAAAGAACATAGCGGAGAAGTTGTGTTTTTTGATTATCCTAAAAGTCAAGAAAATCACTAA
- a CDS encoding rhomboid family intramembrane serine protease, whose amino-acid sequence MIASFLIALNVVIFVFVNYLYFGTLNLDAILGLNLFFFQGFYWQILSSMFMHGNWPHLILNMIVLFQFGSMLEKYLKSFKFALLYLIGGILCSLLSVFYVYLSFDGSFVNVVGASGAICVLMGYYAYLDKTATKGLIVAILLMSFIPIFMGVNIAWYAHIFGFICGYLLGKFKVIK is encoded by the coding sequence ATGATAGCTTCTTTTCTAATTGCTTTAAATGTTGTGATATTTGTCTTTGTGAATTATCTTTATTTTGGAACCTTAAATTTAGATGCTATTTTAGGTTTAAATTTATTTTTCTTTCAAGGATTTTACTGGCAAATTCTAAGCTCAATGTTTATGCATGGAAATTGGCCTCATTTGATTTTAAATATGATAGTGCTTTTTCAATTTGGCTCTATGCTGGAAAAATACTTAAAAAGCTTTAAATTTGCTTTGCTTTATTTAATTGGCGGAATTCTTTGCTCTTTGCTTAGTGTTTTTTATGTGTATTTAAGTTTTGATGGTAGTTTTGTAAATGTAGTGGGTGCAAGTGGTGCTATATGTGTTTTAATGGGATATTATGCATATTTGGATAAAACCGCCACTAAAGGACTTATCGTAGCTATATTATTAATGAGTTTTATACCTATTTTTATGGGTGTAAATATAGCTTGGTATGCACATATTTTTGGCTTTATATGCGGATATCTTTTGGGTAAATTTAAGGTTATAAAATGA
- a CDS encoding PepSY-like domain-containing protein encodes MKKLAFAFLITLNTLNAGIVIAPDSLPVNIKQFIKDYFNAEIGLVEQDGYSYEIYLSDGSEIEFSLNGEFKEAENFSSLNYAILPLTIQNTIKNIYPNTAIIEIERKISYYKIKLNNQMKLYIDDNGTILRQKFDD; translated from the coding sequence ATGAAAAAACTAGCTTTTGCTTTTTTGATCACTCTAAATACCCTTAATGCAGGTATAGTTATAGCACCTGATTCTTTACCGGTAAATATCAAACAATTTATCAAAGATTATTTTAATGCAGAAATAGGCCTAGTAGAACAAGATGGTTATTCTTATGAGATTTATTTAAGTGATGGAAGTGAGATTGAGTTTTCGCTTAATGGAGAATTTAAAGAGGCTGAAAATTTCAGCTCGTTAAATTATGCGATTTTACCTTTAACAATACAAAATACCATCAAAAATATCTACCCTAATACAGCAATCATAGAAATAGAAAGAAAAATTTCTTATTATAAAATCAAACTAAACAATCAAATGAAGCTTTACATAGACGATAATGGAACAATTTTAAGACAAAAATTTGATGATTAA
- a CDS encoding DUF3298 and DUF4163 domain-containing protein gives MIKKIILNLGLCASLYAYNENTFTLNILEGKEFDIYLYSSIKSNTSYGFVQTKQKQYSFWGSAKNDEYYIDIADFGTCVLKDMHKNKFDALCKIDEVKKEFSFLASKTNTMINQLSLKEQKQLDVNKTIEFDFSEDILKSTSKNEKLNKIIDDFNENLDKNSLKQKAKESFEKWSKENISNNEFFSQAYMFYQDEHIISLGKNIYEYKGGAHGMTNFLRKTYSIDDMKLINIKNELKIESEDFQNMIKQKILSLYSENELFDIKELKMSEIFEVRKDGLNFIWEPYEIAPYSTGAVEVFINFDELKPFWKKNSKLAYLSKIK, from the coding sequence ATGATTAAAAAAATAATATTAAATTTAGGTTTATGTGCGAGTTTATATGCATATAATGAAAATACATTTACATTAAATATTTTAGAAGGAAAGGAATTTGATATTTACTTATATAGTTCCATTAAAAGTAACACTAGTTATGGTTTTGTCCAAACAAAACAAAAACAATACAGTTTTTGGGGTAGTGCTAAGAATGATGAATATTATATAGATATAGCAGATTTTGGAACTTGCGTTTTAAAAGATATGCATAAAAATAAATTTGATGCTTTATGCAAAATAGATGAAGTAAAAAAAGAATTTAGTTTTTTAGCCAGCAAGACAAATACGATGATTAATCAGCTATCACTTAAAGAACAAAAACAACTAGATGTCAATAAAACTATAGAATTTGACTTTAGTGAAGATATTTTAAAATCAACAAGTAAAAATGAAAAATTAAATAAAATTATTGATGACTTTAATGAGAATTTAGATAAAAATTCATTAAAACAAAAAGCAAAAGAAAGCTTTGAAAAATGGAGTAAAGAAAACATTTCTAATAATGAGTTTTTTTCTCAAGCTTATATGTTTTACCAAGATGAGCATATTATCTCTTTAGGAAAAAATATTTATGAATATAAAGGTGGTGCTCATGGTATGACTAATTTTTTAAGAAAAACTTATAGTATTGATGATATGAAACTTATAAATATAAAAAATGAGTTAAAAATAGAAAGTGAAGATTTTCAGAATATGATTAAGCAAAAGATTTTAAGTTTATACAGTGAAAATGAATTATTTGATATTAAAGAACTTAAAATGAGTGAAATTTTTGAAGTAAGAAAAGATGGATTAAATTTTATATGGGAACCTTATGAGATAGCTCCATATTCAACAGGAGCAGTTGAAGTTTTTATAAATTTTGATGAATTAAAACCTTTTTGGAAGAAAAATTCAAAACTTGCTTATTTGAGTAAAATCAAATAA
- the ybeY gene encoding rRNA maturation RNase YbeY, protein MIFCEEEMDISFLEKIAQKMSDQNIELVLVDEKTMHEINLNQRGVDKTTDVLSFPLVQNCENLLGSIVINLDEVSKKAMEYKHSNEEEMALLFIHAMLHLQGYDHEVDQGQMRQKEQEWIEYFKLPKSLIIRTQEGD, encoded by the coding sequence ATGATTTTTTGCGAAGAAGAAATGGATATTTCTTTTCTTGAAAAAATTGCTCAAAAAATGAGTGATCAAAATATAGAACTTGTTTTGGTAGATGAAAAAACTATGCATGAAATTAATCTTAACCAAAGAGGAGTAGATAAAACTACAGATGTTTTGTCTTTTCCTTTAGTGCAAAATTGTGAAAATTTGCTTGGTAGTATTGTGATAAATTTAGATGAAGTAAGTAAAAAAGCAATGGAATATAAACACAGCAATGAAGAAGAGATGGCATTGCTTTTTATACATGCTATGCTTCATTTGCAAGGTTATGATCATGAGGTAGATCAAGGACAAATGAGACAAAAAGAACAAGAATGGATTGAGTATTTTAAACTACCAAAAAGTTTAATTATAAGAACACAAGAAGGGGATTGA